One region of Mus pahari chromosome 16, PAHARI_EIJ_v1.1, whole genome shotgun sequence genomic DNA includes:
- the LOC110333581 gene encoding prolactin-3C1: MQLSLTQACTWKGLLLLVSCMFLWVYVTATRYDKKSNEEIYDNLLSSSRHTHRVARKMYKILDSKLTERVCFKNKINKNCQTISTHSVKTNEDLLKVIINISNFWTYPLKMLIPAVLTHLESDDGMMTRAVELNYGNKVVLEGANTLLSRIRPGIEENNDPDRWSDLIELRSSKKSKHLLAFCKLFYCLRKDTKMVTCYLRALKHGVIKNKC, encoded by the exons ATGCAGCTATCATTGACTCAAGCATGCACCT GGAAGGGTCTGTTGCTGTTGGTGTCATGCATGTTCCTGTGGGTATATGTGACTGCCACACGATATGACAAGAAATCCAATGAAGAGATCTATGACAATCTGCTTTCCTCTTCTCGTCACACACATAGAGTTGCCCgaaaaatgtataaaatcttA GACTCAAAGTTAACTGAGAGAGtatgttttaagaataaaataaacaagaactgCCAAACCATTTCTACACATTCTGTAAAAACT AATGAAGATCTTCTGAAAGTCATCATCAATATTTCAAATTTCTGGACATATCCACTGAAAATGCTCATACCTGCAGTGTTGACTCATTTAGAGTCTGATGATGGAATGATGACAAGAGCTGTAGAGCTTAACTATGGAAATAAAGTAGTTCTGGAGGGAGCAAACACTTTACTTAGTAGG ATTCGGCCtggaattgaagaaaataatgacCCTGACAGGTGGTCAGACCTAATAGAATTGAGGTCCTCCAAAAAAAGCAAGCACCTTCTTGCATTTTGTAAACTCTTCTACTGCCTACGCAAGGATACAAAGATGGTTACGTGTTATCTCAGGGCTCTGAAGCATGGCGTCATCAAAAACAAGTGCTAA